Proteins from a genomic interval of Paenibacillus sp. FSL R5-0623:
- a CDS encoding PLP-dependent aminotransferase family protein encodes MYSDLQLTEDRPVYIQVKDYMKRLMLKGGLQAKQKLPSTRELSTLMKVSRSTVLLAYAELEDEGLIYAVKGKGNYVSASIETPEAAASWKLDWTTEVSEYAIQAEQYDLMKHGSGAERGEISFTSIAPDEKLFDLHNVKRAFLDRMSLEGEVLLNYGYAQGYRPLMNYLLRYMENKGVDLRGKDILITNGFTEGFDLVLGALRKKSGKALCENPTHHTAIKNLKLHQFHLTGVNMEPDGLDLKQLEHELEASPYDLAYLVPSYHNPTGIVTSPAKRVEIIRLMNKYQVPIIEDGFNEELRYSGSHVSPLIASMGKGNGLVYLGSFSKVLFPGLRVGWIIADAALIDYLESMKRARSIHTSTLDQSLLYQYLSNGNFEKYLKRARTEYKRKYELVVRCLKQHLPMCRISGAGGLHLFVQFPSEYRTRELLAACKVKGVTFTPGDTFYLEPGQGVNTMRLGFSRVSDENIRKGIRIIGETAAQMR; translated from the coding sequence ATGTATTCCGATCTGCAACTGACGGAGGACCGCCCTGTATATATACAAGTTAAAGATTATATGAAGCGATTGATGCTCAAAGGCGGCCTGCAAGCCAAACAAAAACTGCCCTCGACCCGTGAACTCAGTACACTCATGAAGGTTAGTCGCAGCACGGTCCTGCTCGCTTATGCCGAGCTTGAAGATGAAGGTCTGATCTATGCAGTCAAAGGCAAGGGCAATTACGTCAGTGCCTCCATCGAAACACCTGAGGCAGCAGCAAGCTGGAAACTGGACTGGACGACAGAGGTAAGCGAGTATGCAATCCAGGCAGAGCAGTACGATCTGATGAAGCATGGCTCCGGAGCAGAGCGCGGCGAGATATCGTTTACCAGCATAGCGCCAGATGAAAAGCTGTTTGATCTGCACAACGTGAAACGGGCTTTTCTGGATCGCATGTCACTTGAAGGCGAAGTACTGCTGAATTACGGATATGCGCAGGGATACAGACCGCTGATGAACTATTTACTACGATATATGGAGAACAAAGGGGTCGACCTCCGTGGCAAGGACATCCTGATCACCAACGGATTCACGGAAGGTTTCGATCTGGTGCTTGGAGCGTTGCGCAAAAAAAGCGGCAAAGCGCTCTGCGAGAATCCAACGCACCACACGGCGATCAAAAATCTAAAACTGCACCAGTTTCACCTGACCGGTGTGAACATGGAGCCAGATGGCCTGGACTTGAAGCAACTGGAACATGAACTTGAGGCAAGTCCATATGATCTGGCGTATCTCGTGCCATCCTATCACAATCCAACCGGGATTGTGACGTCCCCTGCAAAACGGGTAGAGATCATCCGGTTGATGAACAAGTATCAGGTTCCAATCATTGAGGATGGATTCAACGAAGAATTGCGCTATTCCGGTTCGCATGTCTCTCCCCTGATCGCTAGCATGGGCAAGGGCAATGGACTGGTGTATCTGGGTAGCTTCTCCAAAGTCCTGTTCCCAGGTCTGCGGGTGGGTTGGATTATTGCGGATGCGGCGCTGATTGATTATCTGGAGAGTATGAAACGGGCACGCAGCATCCATACCTCCACGCTGGACCAATCGTTATTGTATCAATATCTGAGCAACGGTAATTTCGAGAAATATTTGAAGCGTGCTCGCACAGAGTATAAGCGAAAATATGAATTGGTTGTGCGTTGCCTGAAGCAGCATCTGCCAATGTGCCGGATTTCCGGTGCGGGTGGTCTGCATCTGTTCGTGCAGTTCCCGTCCGAATACAGAACCCGTGAACTGCTGGCAGCCTGTAAAGTGAAAGGTGTGACGTTCACACCAGGGGATACCTTTTATCTGGAACCCGGTCAGGGTGTAAACACGATGCGTCTGGGTTTCTCCAGAGTCAGCGATGAAAATATACGTAAGGGCATTCGCATCATTGGCGAGACAGCAGCTCAAATGAGATAA